A genomic window from Anticarsia gemmatalis isolate Benzon Research Colony breed Stoneville strain chromosome 22, ilAntGemm2 primary, whole genome shotgun sequence includes:
- the LOC142982820 gene encoding NADH dehydrogenase [ubiquinone] 1 alpha subcomplex assembly factor 4, which yields MGALATKALRPIKSFNIENRAHRVISKEKPTPAPRYPDNLEDLKRAIESDPDLDEKLDKKDPGLDNRLKEVYVTSTGRPEDDITREKQTQSKTRPLPLDRTMPPVYDFGFKEPDTLPVGRTTLRDATDFITAHQSNPEEVTAAKIAFEYKLREEDVQNILKYFKNFEVYLPKTKTTPAVFAGPATLRKQLSKHNVKELEGEKQNEELNVVINKLQSKK from the coding sequence ATGGGTGCTTTAGCTACGAAAGCTTTGAGACCTATAAAGTCTTTCAATATCGAGAACCGCGCACATCGCGTGATATCCAAGGAAAAGCCGACACCAGCGCCTAGATACCCCGATAATCTCGAAGATTTGAAGAGAGCGATTGAATCAGATCCTGATCTAGATGAAAAATTAGATAAAAAGGATCCAGGACTAGATAATAGGCTGAAAGAAGTTTATGTAACCTCTACGGGGAGGCCGGAGGATGACATTACGCGGGAGAAACAAACACAGAGTAAAACAAGACCGTTACCTTTAGACCGCACTATGCCTCCCGTGTATGATTTTGGTTTTAAAGAACCTGACACACTTCCAGTCGGGAGAACTACGTTAAGAGATGCTACAGACTTCATAACTGCTCATCAATCGAATCCGGAAGAAGTGACGGCTGCTAAGATAGCTTTTGAGTACAAACTGAGGGAAGAAGATGTACAAAACATTCTCAAATATTTCAAGAACTTTGAGGTGTACTTACCTAAGACTAAGACGACTCCGGCCGTGTTCGCAGGACCAGCAACATTAAGAAAACAATTGAGCAAGCACAATGTTAAAGAATTGGAGGGTGAAAAACAGAACGAAGAATTAAATGTAGTCATTAATAAATTGCAGTCTAAGAAATAG